TCGCGGCCATGCGCGCGGCGGTGTAGTCGTTGGTGGCCAGGTAGTTTTGCATGATCGTCGCGTCATCGACCCCGGCGATGCTCTGCAGCACTGCGGCCGTCCAGCCGGTGCGGTCCTTGCCGGCAGTGCAGTGGAACACCGCTGCGCCATCGGCGCTGGCCAGCTCGTTGAACAGCTTGGTGAATTCCCCGCGCATGCCGGCGTCGCTGACGAAGGCGCGGTTGGTCTCCTCCATCATGGCCCGCGCTTCGGCGGCGCTGGAGAACGACATGTTGGTGATGTTCGCGCCTGAGGTGGTGTTGCCGATGATGTCGATGTTGGTGTAGCGGGCGCCGGCCGGCACGTTGTCGGGGGTGGCGGCGATTTCGCTGGGGGTACGCAGGTCGAACACATCGCTGATGCCCAGGCCGTTGAGCGCGGCCATGTCGGCGGCTGTCGGGGTCAGGGCATTGGAGCGATAGAACACGCCGGCACGCATCACGCCATCATGGCTTGTGCTGTAGGGTGCGGTGGTGCCAGCCACGTCGCGGAAGTTGTCCATGCCGGCCAGGCGCGGGGTGTCGAGCGCATCGGCGGCGTGGGCGGCGGAGACGGCGAGGGTAAGCAGGGACAAGGAACAGAGCAGACGTTGCGACACGGGAATGGCCTCGAGAGGGGGAGTGGGTGTGGCTACTCTCGCCAGGCTAGATGAAACCTTATGTGACGAAGCGGGGGCCTGTACCAAAGCCTGCGCGATGTGTCCGGTGCGTGCGTTTTCTGTCTGCAAAGGGCCTGTTTTACTTGAAGAACTGGCTCGGGGTTATGCCGAACTGGCGCTTGAACATGCTGGCGAACGCGCTGGGGCTGTCGTAACCCAGGGTGCCGGCCACGTCGATGATGCGCTCGCCCAGGGCGATGCGCTCCAGTGCCTGCATCAGCCGCGCCTGCTGGCGCCACTGGCCGAAGGTCATGCCGGTTTCCTTGCGGAACAGGCGCTGGATGGTCTTTTCATCGATGCCCAGGTGCAGGCCCCAGTCGGCCACCGTGGAGGGGTCGTCCGGCTTGTGCTGCAGTGCCGAGCAGATCGTTCGCAGGCGTGGGTCGCTGGGTTGCAGCAGCTTCAGCGGCAGGGTTGGCAGCACGCAGATCTCGTCGAGGATCAGGCGCATGATGCGCGCCTGGCGGGAGTCTTCGGCGAAGGGCCCGGTGAAGTCCACCGAGGCCTTGATCAGTTCGCTGAGCAGCGGCGAGATGCTGATGGCCTTGCTCTGCTGCGGCAGTGGCGCTGCCGTGTCGGGGCGCACGAACACGCTGCGCATCTTCACGTCACCCACGCAGCGGATGGCGTGCACCTGGCCGCAGGGCATCCAGATGCCGCGACTCGGCGGTACCGTCCAGCGTTCGGCCTGGGACTCCACGATCATCAAGCCCTTGATGGCGTAGATCAGCTGATGCTTGGCATGCGAGTGCGGCGCGATGTACCAGTCCGGCGGGTAGTCGGTGGCGCGGCTGCCCACTTCCCAGGACCATTCATCGACCTCAACCAGCATGTCTTTCAAGGGCTTGACCATGGTGCTCCCGTGTAGCCGCATCAGCGCGTCGCCATCTTAGCAGCAGGTGGCCGGCCGCGCTTTCGAGCGGGTCGCCGGCAACAGCGCGGTGGCCAGCCCAAGCAGTGGCAGGAACGCGATCGCCTGGTACACCCATTCGATGCCATGCCGGTCCGCCAGCTCGCCAAGCCCCGCAGCGCCGATGCCGCTGATGCCGAACATCAGGCCGAACATCACCCCGGACACCATGCCGACCCGGCCGGGTACGGCTTCCTGGGCATACACCACCAGGGCCGCGAAAGCCGAGGACATCACCAGGCCGATGATCACTGCCAGCACCGCTGTCCAGGCCAGGTTGGCGTGGGGCAGGGCCAGGGCGAAGGGGGCCACGCCGAGGAAGGACACCCATATCACCGCCTTGCGCCCGATGCGGTCGCCCACCGGCCCGCCGGCGAAAGTGCCCAGGGCCACGGCGGCGAGAAACACGAACAGGTAGAGCTGGCTTTGTTGCACGCTCAGGCCGAAGTGCTCGATCAGGTAGAAGGTGAAGTAGTTGGTGAACGAGGCGATGTACACGAACTTGGCGAACATTAGCACCGCGATCACCCCGACCGCGCGCCACATGGCGCCCTTGGACAAGCCAGGGGCCTGCTGACCGGCGAAGGTCTTGAGCCGGGTCTGGCCGTGGCGCACGGTCCAGCCGGTGACACGCAGCAGCACGCACACTGCCAGCGCTGCGGCCAGCATGAACCAGGCGATGGCCGTTTGGCCGTGGGGGATGATGATGGCGGCGGTCAGCAGTGGGCCGATTGCCGAACCGGTATTGCCGCCGACCTGGAAGGTCGATTGCGCGGTGCCGAAGCGCCCGCCGGAGGCCATCCGCGCCACCCGCGAGGCTTCGGGGTGAAAGGTGGCCGAGCCGACGCCGACCACGGCGGCCGCCACCAGCAGCATGCTGTAGCTGTCGGCGAAGGCGAGCAGGGCGATGCCGACCAGGGTCACCAGCATGCCGGCGGGCAGCAGGTAGGGTTGCGGGTGCTTGTCGGTGTACATGCCCACCCAGGGTTGCAGCAGCGAGGCGGTGACCTGGTAGATCAGCGCAATCCAGCCGATCTGGGCGAAGCTCAGCGAGAAGTCGCTTTTGAGCATCGGGTAGATCGAAGGCAGCACGGCCTGGATCAGGTCGTTGAGCAGGTGGGCGAAGGCGGCGGCACCGACGATGCTGACCAGGAAACCCTGGGGTTGGTCGGTGGGCGTGGAGGGCGAGGCCATGGTGGCGGCTGGAGTCGTCATGGGCGAGGCTCTTTTCGTGTGGAGGCAAGGCATTGCGGCTGGAGAATAGCCAGCGCTGCTTTTGTCTGTCTCACGTCGAACAGGCACTCACTAGCGCGTTTCGGACATCAGATTGTGGCGGCCCTATCGCCGGCCTGCTCGGCACAGAGGTCGGAAATCAGGCTGGAGGGGTAGCTTGATCTGGGCGCAGAGGCATGTCTACCCGGCGATGACCGACGAACAGATCGCGCCGCTGCTGGTCGCCGCTGTCGGCGAGATGGCGCTCTGAACGTGCGCTAGAGCGACGCGTCTTTTCTGGCCATCCACTTGAGCAGCGCAGCAATCGGCACGCGGCGGTGCACTTCGTGACGTTGCAGTGCATCGCCGTTGCCATAGCGCTCGCGATAGCGGCTGACGATCAGGTCGCGACCATCCTCCGATACCCGTGCCTCCAGCTCATGCAGCAGTGCTTGCTCTGCGCCACTCTCCAGGCGGCGAAATAGCAACACCGGGGGTTGTAATACGTCATTCATCGCTTAGCTCCAGGTGATGCGGCGGCCGTTCAAGCTGGCGGTGAGGTTGTGCATGCATTGGGGGGTGAAGTCCGTGAGGTGCTTGCAACCCCGGGCGACCGGCGCCAGCGCAGGGTCGCCGACACTACGGTTGAAGGCGAAGATGGCGCGGTTGACCGGCTCGGCAGGGTCGCTGATCTGGTAGGCGGTGTGCCCGTAGCCACTGGCCGGTGGCCGCGCGCTGTAGCCTCCGGCGGCGAGCAGGGTCAAGGCGAGTACCGAGTTGCGGGCTGAAAACCAGGCAGAAAATGACAGGGGCATGGGGCTCATTCCAGGCAAGAACTGCTGCCAATGCTGCAGGTGATTGATTGCCTGGGCATGTCCGAAATGTCTCCGCGCAGACACTTTATTGCCGCATTGAAATATATGACGAACGCCTGATGATGGCTTTACAGTACGCCTTACTTACCTCTGTTCGCGGTGCCCGGCGTGAGTCATTTGCTGATTGTCGACGATGATGTCGAAGTGCTCGACCTGTTACAGAAATTCCTCCGTCAGCACGGCTATGAAGTCGATGTGGCCGTAGATGGCGACGGGCTATGGCAGGCGCTCGAACGGTGCGTGCCGGACTTGGTGATTCTTGATGTGATGCTGCCGGGCGACAGTGGCCTGGTGCTGTGCCAGCGCCTGCGCGCCGAGTACCAGGTGGCGGTAATCATGCTGACCGCCATGGGCGAGCTGAGCGATCGGGTGGTCGGCCTGGAGTTGGGCGCGGATGACTACCTGACCAAGCCTTTTGCTGCCCGCGAGCTGCTGGCCAGGGTGCGCGCAGTGCTGCGCCGGGCGGGCGAGAGTGCGCACGGGCCGGTGGGCAACCCGCGCACTTTCCTGGAGTTTTCCGGTTGGCAGCTGGATGTGGTTCGGCGTGAACTGCGCTCGCCAGAGAACGTGATGATCCCCTTGTCCACCGGCGAGTTCGAGCTGCTGCTGGTGTTCGCCGAACACCCGCGGCGGGTGCTCAGCCGCCAGCAGTTGCTGGACCTGGCGCGGGGCGAGTCCCACGAGGCCTATGATCGCAGCATCGACGTGCAGGTAAGCCGGCTGCGTCGCAAGCTTGAAATCGATGACGACAGCGAGCCGTTGATCCGTACCTTGCGCAATGCCGGCTACCTGTTCACCGCCAACGTGAGCAAGCGATGAGTTGGCTTGCCTGGGCACGCAGGGCGCTGCCTTGGCCGCGCATCACGATTGCCCGCTGGATTGCTCTGACCACCTTGGCGGCGATGCTCAGCTTGCTGCTGCTCAAGGGATTGTTCAGCCTGGTGATGAGCGTATGGGCACAGCCGCCATTGCTGGAAAGCGGCTTGATCGAGAAGTTCGCCACCGTGACGCGCATGCTCGATGCCGCCCCCGTGGCCCAGCGTACGACCCTTGCAAGCGCGGCGGGCGATGCGTCGTACCGCGTGCAATGGTTCCGCCAGCGCGACGAGTCGGGCCTTCCGGCGTGGGTTGAAAAGGATTCGCACAAAGGTGCGGCAATCCTGCGTGAGTTGTTGCATCGCCAGCAGGTGCAGATCGAGGTGTTCGGGCCAGAGGATATGCCAGCGCAGAGCGCGCCACGCGGCTACGCCTTGTTGATTCAGTTGTCGGACGGCTCTTGGCTGCAATTTCACGTGCTCGACCGCAGCTGGGGCCTGGATGAGTTGCCGCGCAACGTGATCGTCCTGGTATTGATGATGGTCTCGAGCCTCGCAGTGGCCTGGTTCGCTGCGCGTTACCTGGCCGACCCGCTGGAGCGCTTCACCGTAGGCGCGCGGCGCTTTGGCAAGGACTTCAACGCACCGCCGATTCCGGTGGTCGGCCCCCACGACCTGCGCCAGGCCATACTCGCCTTCAATGCCACCCAGGCCCAGCTCAAGCACTTTATCGATGACCGCACGCAGATGCTGGCGGCGATCTCCCACGACCTGCGCGCACCGCTCACACGCATGCGCCTGCGCGGCGAATTCATCGAAGACGCCGAACTGCAGGCGAAGCTGTTCAAGGACGTGGACGAGATGCAGGCGATGGTCGACGCCGCCCTGCAATTCTTCCGCGATGATGCGCGGCTGGAGCAGGCGACTGCGTTCGACCTGGGGGGCTTGTTGCTCACCGCAGTGGACGACTACAAGGACGCTGGGGTGGATGTCGGCTACAGCGGGCCGCAACGCTACGTCTATGTCGGCCGGCCGATCGGCATCAAGCGGGTGGTGGTCAACCTGCTCGACAACGCCGTGAAATATGGCCGCGAGCCGGCAATCCAGCTCACGGTCGATGCCGAGCAAATCGTCATCCGCGTGCTCGACCGTGGGCCGGGCATCGCCGAGCACCTGCAGGAACAGGTGTTCGAGCCGTACTTTCGCATCGAAGGCTCGCGCAACAAGGATACCGGTGGCGTGGGCCTGGGCCTTCCCGCAGCACGCGCCATCGTGCTCGAGCAGGGCGGCAGCATGACCCTGAGCAACCGCCCGGTGGGCGGGCTCGAGGTCAAGGTCACGCTCCCCGTTGGCTGACCGCCATCAGAGCCCCAGGTCGCTGAGCCCGGGGTGATCGTCCGGGCGCCGGCCCAGGGGCCAGTGGAACTTGCGCTCCGATTCGGCGATTGGGTGCTCGTTGATGCTCGAATGGCGGTGCTGCATCAGGCCGTCGTCGGCAAACTCCCAGTTCTCGTTGCCGTAGGCCCGGAACCACTGGCCGCTGTCGTCGTGATATTCGTAGGCATAGCGCACGGCGATGCGGTTGCCGGTGAAGGCCCACAGCTCTTTGATCAGGCGGTATTCCAGTTCGTGGTTCCACTTGCGTACCAGAAAGGCCTCTACCTGCGCACGGCCACGGGGAAACTCCACGCGGTTGCGCCAGACGGTATCGGGCGTGTAGGCAAGCGCCACCTTGGCGGCGTCACGGCTGTTCCAGCCGTCTTCGGCCAGGCGGACTTTTTCGATGGCGCTGTCGCAGGTGAAAGGGGGTAATGGAGGGCGGGACATTGCGAGGCTCCTTGGCGATGGTGGGCACCAAGGAGCGTAGTGCCTGGGAGGCTGATTTGAGAAGGGCTGCGGTGGGCACTTCAAAATTGCGGCTGGCGGAACAATGCCGGTCTGCTTCAGGAGGTCATTCGCTGCCTACTTCGTCCATGTAGGCCTTGAAGAACCCGTCAGGACCCTCCTGCGTACGATACTCAAGAGGGCCGCCTCGGTGCGTTGTACTTCAGGCTGCGCCGGCCAGGGCCTTGTCGGCCACCTTGCCGCGACCGCCCAGCCACACCAGCAGCAAGCCAGTGGCCGCCAGCATGCCGCCGGCCATCGGTACGGCCGCGTAGCCCAGGTTCAGGCTGATCACGCCGCCCCCCAGGGCCGCACCCACGGCATTGCCGAGGTTGAACGCGCCGACGTTGATCGACGAGGCCAGGCCTGGGGCCTCGGCGGCGGCGGTCATGACCCGCATCTGCAGCGGCGGTACCACGGCGAAGGTGAACACGCCCCACACCAGCAAGGCGATGGCCGCGCCGATGTGGCTGCCGAGCACCAGCGGCATCAGCAGCATGATCAGCGCCAGGGTGCCGAGGAAGATGCGCGCAGCCCCGTCCAGCGACCAGTCGGCCAGGCGCCCGCCGAGGCTGTTGCCCAATGTGAAGCCGACCCCGATCAGTACCAGGCCGAGGGTGACGAAGCTGTCCGAGGCCCCCGTCAGCTCAGCCAGCACCGGCGCCACATAGGTGTACAGGGTGAACATGGCCCCGGCGCCGAGCACCGTGGTGGCCATCGCCAGCAGGACGTTGGGGCGAGCGATCACTGCCAGTTCCTTGCGCACGTGGGGCACGCTGCCGCGCTCACCCTTGGGCAGGGCATACCACAGCGCGGCCATGGCCAACAGGCCCAGCACGGCGGTGCCGGCGAACGCCATGCGCCAGCCGACCTGCTGGCCGATCCAGGTGGCTGCTGGCACGCCGCCGATGTTGGCGATGGTCAGGCCCATGAACATGGTCGCCACGGCGCTGGCCTGCTTGTCCTTGGGTACCACGCTGGCGGCCACCACCGCGCCGAGGCCGAAGAAGGCCCCGTGGTTGAGGCTGGTGACCAGACGCGAAGCGAGCAGGGTGTAGTAGTCGGGCGAGAGTGCCGACAACAGGTTGCCGAGGGTGAAGATGGCCATCAGCGCCATTAGCGCGGCGCGCTTGCCGAAGCGGCTGAACAGCAGGGTCATGATCGGTGCACCGACCATCACGCCGACGGCATAGGCGGTGATCAGCATGCCGGCGCTGGGGATGCTGACATCCACGCCTTGGGCGATCACGGGCAGCAGGCCCATCGGGGTGAATTCGGTGGTGCCGATGCCGAAGGCGCCAATGGCCAGGGCAAACAGGACCCGTTTAGGAGAAAGCGTGCTCATCGGGAGCTCCGGGTTGAAGGTGAAATGATGCGGTCGTGCGGGAGCAATCAGTCCCACACCGGGGCCAGGTTGTCCGGGCTGACTTCCCGCCCGTTGCGTTCGAGCGTGGCGATCTGCGCCATGTCCTCAGCATCCAGGCGCAGGCTGCGGGCAAGCAGGTTGCTGGCCAGGTTCTCGCGCTTGGTGGACGACGGAATCACCGCATAGCCCAGCTGCATGGCCCAGGCCAGCGCCACCTGGGCGACGGTGGCCTTGTGCTTGTTGGCGATGGCGGTGAGCACCGGGTCATTCAGTACCTTGCCGTAGGCCAGGGTCATGTAGGAGGTGACGGTGATGCCCTGCTCCTGCAGGAAGGCCGCCAGTTTGCGGTTCTGCAGGTAGGGGCTGAGCTCGATCTGGTTGGTGGCGATTTCACCGTTGCAGACCACTTCGATGGCTTGCCGGGTCAGGTCGATGTTGAAGTTGGAAACACCGATCTGGCGGGTCAGGCCCAGTTGCTTGGCTTGAGCCAGTGCGCCCATGTATTCGCGCAGCTCGACGCCGTTGCCCGGCGCCGGCCAGTGGATAAGCAGCAGGTCGACGTGGTCGGTGCGCAGCTTGCTCAAGCTTTCGCGCAGGCTCGGTACCAACTTGTCGGCGGCGTAGTTGTCGACCCAGATCTTGGTGGTGATGAACAGCTCGCTACGCGGCACGCCGCTTTCGGCGATGGCCTGGCCGACTTCGGCTTCGTTCTTGTAGATCTGCGCGGTGTCGATGACCCGGTAGCCCAGCTCCAGCGCGGACTTGACCGAATCGATGACGGCCTGGCCAGTGAGGCGGAAGGTGCCGAGGCCGAAGGATGGAATGCTCATGGGGGCTGCTCCTGAATTTAGCGGGCCGTGGCCCGGACACTGTTTCGAGTGACGAGGAGTGTGCGCGTTTCATTGCCTGGGATTAAGGTGCACGTCGGCCAAGGTCATTTGCGCTGTGGTCACGAATTAGCGTAGCGGTCGTGCAAAAGGTACATAGATATGGCCAAGGAACAGCCCCTATCAGGTCAGCTGCCGTTCTCCTTCACGAACGGACCCGCGCGCCATGACCGATTCCCCGATTGCCAAGGATTCCATCGATGCTTTCATCGCCCGACAATTGCCGAGCTGGCTGACCGGCGCAGCACCTGAGCTGCTGGCACAGTTGCGTATTTGCGCAACCCGCCAGCAACAGGTCCAGGCCCAGTTGAAACCTTTGCTGTGTGCTGTCGAACCCTTGGACAGCTTCGCCGAGCCGCTGCTCAGGCAAGCCTTGGCCAATGCAGGGTTAGCCGAGGTAAATCCGCGCAGTGCTCAGCTGAAAATACAGTATCTGCGGCTGAAGCCACCGATTTCCCCAAGCTTGCCTCTTCACTACGAAAGCACCGAGCAGCGCCGGACACTGCTCGCGGCCGCGCTGCATAATTTCCACCAGCGCGAGACCACAAGCGCAGGTTTCGCCCCTGGCTCAGGCCTGCTGGATGCGAACGGTCAGCCGCTGGCCATGGCCCCTGAGCGCTTCGCCGAGCTCTGTCGCACCCTGGACCTTGGCACGCAATATCAACACCATCTGAAGTCGCAGCTTCAAGACGGTGCAACAGGGCAAGCTGTCGCGGCGGCCATGGAGCAAGCCTTGCGCATCAACCTTGAAGTGTCCGCTGTGGTTGCCAGGGTCCGCAACGAGATCGACCAGGCTACGCTCCAGCCCATCCTGAACATGCTTGCCGAGCAACCGGCAAACCCGCTCGGCGCTGCGACGCTGCACTGCCACAGTGTGCGCTTGCTGGGCAAGCGGCTGATCGGCGCGCTGGCCATGGAACTGCGCCAGGCAGGTAAGCTGCTCGGTGTGGTCGCCTGGCTACCGGATGACCCTTATGCCCCTCTGAGCTGGCACGCCAGCTGGTCTTTGCTGTACCTGACCCTGGGTTTGCGCCTACGCAGTGGTGGTTACCGCATTTACATCCAGCGCCTGATCGCCGAGCGTGATCGGGTCGGTTTCAACACCGTACTCAAGGCGCGCCTGGCCACGGGCGGCAACGATGTGCCACTGGAGGTCGATGGCCGGCATTTCGCAATTGAAGGTGACGTGTTTGCCAGCCTGCGTCGGGAGCAGCTCGACAAGATGCTGGATGACGCTCGGGTGCTGGCAGTGCCAACCGGAGACGAAGACAGCGAGGACCGCCGCGCCCGTTTGCATGCCTACCTGGAGTTGGGGCTGGACTTGTTGGGGCTGGCGGCGTTCTTTGTGCCGGGGCTAGGCGAAGTGATGCTCGGCGTCCTCGCGGTGCAGATCGCCAGCGATGTTTATGAGGGCTATGAAGATTGGCAACTGGGAGACCGGGATGCTGCTTTGGGGCATCTGTTCAATGTCGCCGAAACCGTCGCGCTGGTTGGCATCACTGCCGGCGCTGCCCATGGCCTGGGCAAGCTTGCCCAGCGGGTGAGCAAAGTCGACGGCCTGCTGCCGGTGGCCCTTGCCGATGGCCGACTGCGCCTGTGTGACCCTGGCCTGCCAGGTTATGCGGTGGAGGAGGGCGAGCAGGCATTGGATGTAGGCCAGACCATTCACCAGGGTATTCGACAGCACAGGCGCCTGCACGAAGGTGTGTATGTGGTGGCACAGGATTCGGCCGGCGGCGACTGGCAAATCCGCCACCCTACCCAGCCCGATGCCTATTCACCACGCCTGGAACACAACGATGCGGGGGAGTGGCGGCATGAGTTGGAACGCCCGCGCTACTGGGATGACCCTGTGTATCTGGTGCGGCGTTTGGCCAGCCGCACGGCTGCGATCAGTGAACAAGAGGCGCAGAACGCGCTGCGCAGCACGGGCTTCGATACCAATCGCCTGCGTCGCCTGCACCTGGAGAACGCCCCGCCGCCCGCACGGCTGCTGGATGCTATCGAACGTCAGCAGTTGCACGCGCGTTATCCGCAAGTGCAAGGGGACGCGTTCGAAGAGATCTTCAACAACCGCCAGGTCCATCCGCAGCCTGCCGACCAAGTGTTGATGCGCGACTTTACCGGCCTTACACCGCGCTGTGCCCGGGAAATCGTCGAGCAGGCCAACAGTGTCGAACTGGACAGCCTGCTGAACGCCCAACGTGTGCCCTTGAGCCTGGCTGAGCAGGCACGCTGGGCCGTACGCGACAGCCGGCTGGACCGCGCGTGCGCCGCCTTGTACCAAGAGGGAACGATCGCCGAGGGTGTTGAGCTAGACCGGGAAGCGCTGGCGAAGCAGATCGGCCTGGCGCCTGTCGGGCAGGGTATACGCCCACCGCAACGATTGTTGGACGGGCGCCTGGGTTATCCGCTCAGCGGTCGCGGCCAAGGTAGCCGCCAGGCACTTCGGCAGGGTTTGGGGCAACTGTTCCCGCTGCTTGACGATGCCCAGTTGGCGCGTTACCTGGAGGATTTGGTACAGCGTCAGGTGGACCCTTGGCAGCACTTCAGCCAGTTGCGCCGGGCCCGAGAAAGCCTGCAGCAAGCCTTGCATGCCTGGCGTAATGAGCCGGGCCAAGGCTTAATCCGCCGCCTGCGCCGCGCCTGGGTGGCCAGGCGTATCCTCGGCAGTTGGCGGCGCATGTACCCGGGCACGGTGGAGGGCGACTTTCACTTGATCATCAATGGCGATCATGTGGGAGGGCTACCGACAGTGCCCGCAGATGTGGACTTCAGCCACATAAGCCACCTGACCCTGCGCGACATGCAACTGGACGCCATCGATGCCTCCCTGTTCGCGCGGTTCTCAGGTGTTCGCAATCTGGACCTGAGGGACAATCAGTTGTCTCGTCTGCCTGCTGGGATCGAACAGATGAGCGGGCTGAGAAGCCTGCTCCTGGGCAACAACCGCATTGTGCTCTCCGCCGAGGACAACCTGCGTTTGAGCCAGCTTCGTGGTCTGCGGCGCCTGGATCTGAATGACAACCCCATTGGCATGTCGCCCTCCCTGGCGTCTTTCACGCAGTTGCGTCGCTTGTCCTTGCGCCGGACCAATGTGCGCGAGTTGCCGGCAGACGTGACCGTCCATGCCAACTTGCAAGCCCTGGACCTGCGTGACAACCGGATCAGTGAGTTGCCGAACGCTCTTTCGGGTTACTCGCCGCGTTTGTTGCGGCGCCTGCATCTGCATGACAACCCGCTCACCGAGGAAAGCGCGCTACGTTTACAGCGCGCGCGGGCCAGTGCCGATGCAGGTACGTCGGCTGGCTTCGTTCATTCGCAAAGCGACGGCTCCCCCCACGAATCATGGCTGCGCGGATTCACACCGACTCAGCGTGAACAGCGGCTGGCGCAATGGCAGCGTGTCCAGCGCGAGCGGCGATCCGGGGACTTGATGCGGTTCTTCTCGGACCTGCTCGATACCCGCGAGTACCACAACCAGCCCCGCGATGTGCAGGCGCGGGTGTGGCATATCATCGAGGCCTGCGAGCAGCATGCCGAGGTGCGCACCCGGCTGTTCGAACAAGTGAGCGGGCCACGAACCTGCAGCGATCAGTTTCTGATGACACTCAGCGAGCTGGAAGTCGGTGCACTGGTCGCCAGAGCCAATGCACAGAGCGCGGGGCTTCACACTGAGCAGGCGCTGGTAAGCCTGGGACGTTCGCTGTACCGGCTGGACCGGGTGAATGCCATCGCCGCCCGGCAGGTGGCCGTACTGGGGGTGAACGACCCGGTGGAAGTTTACCTGACGTATCGCGTCAGGCTGGCGGACAGCCTGGATCTACCTGCCCAGCCGAGTAACCTGGCGTTTCAGTCCTTCAGTGGAATAACTGCGGCGGACCTCGGGGCCGCCCGGGCCGAGGTGCTGAGGGAGGAAACCACCCAGGCATTGGCCGAGGCACTGGCTGACCGGGAATTCTGGGTGGAGCATCTGCACGCGCAGCATGCCCTGCGCTTCGAACAGATGAACGTACCCTTTCACGAGCGTTTGGATGCATTGACGGAGCAGGCGCCGACGATGGCCGA
The Pseudomonas sp. KU43P genome window above contains:
- a CDS encoding NEL-type E3 ubiquitin ligase domain-containing protein, yielding MTDSPIAKDSIDAFIARQLPSWLTGAAPELLAQLRICATRQQQVQAQLKPLLCAVEPLDSFAEPLLRQALANAGLAEVNPRSAQLKIQYLRLKPPISPSLPLHYESTEQRRTLLAAALHNFHQRETTSAGFAPGSGLLDANGQPLAMAPERFAELCRTLDLGTQYQHHLKSQLQDGATGQAVAAAMEQALRINLEVSAVVARVRNEIDQATLQPILNMLAEQPANPLGAATLHCHSVRLLGKRLIGALAMELRQAGKLLGVVAWLPDDPYAPLSWHASWSLLYLTLGLRLRSGGYRIYIQRLIAERDRVGFNTVLKARLATGGNDVPLEVDGRHFAIEGDVFASLRREQLDKMLDDARVLAVPTGDEDSEDRRARLHAYLELGLDLLGLAAFFVPGLGEVMLGVLAVQIASDVYEGYEDWQLGDRDAALGHLFNVAETVALVGITAGAAHGLGKLAQRVSKVDGLLPVALADGRLRLCDPGLPGYAVEEGEQALDVGQTIHQGIRQHRRLHEGVYVVAQDSAGGDWQIRHPTQPDAYSPRLEHNDAGEWRHELERPRYWDDPVYLVRRLASRTAAISEQEAQNALRSTGFDTNRLRRLHLENAPPPARLLDAIERQQLHARYPQVQGDAFEEIFNNRQVHPQPADQVLMRDFTGLTPRCAREIVEQANSVELDSLLNAQRVPLSLAEQARWAVRDSRLDRACAALYQEGTIAEGVELDREALAKQIGLAPVGQGIRPPQRLLDGRLGYPLSGRGQGSRQALRQGLGQLFPLLDDAQLARYLEDLVQRQVDPWQHFSQLRRARESLQQALHAWRNEPGQGLIRRLRRAWVARRILGSWRRMYPGTVEGDFHLIINGDHVGGLPTVPADVDFSHISHLTLRDMQLDAIDASLFARFSGVRNLDLRDNQLSRLPAGIEQMSGLRSLLLGNNRIVLSAEDNLRLSQLRGLRRLDLNDNPIGMSPSLASFTQLRRLSLRRTNVRELPADVTVHANLQALDLRDNRISELPNALSGYSPRLLRRLHLHDNPLTEESALRLQRARASADAGTSAGFVHSQSDGSPHESWLRGFTPTQREQRLAQWQRVQRERRSGDLMRFFSDLLDTREYHNQPRDVQARVWHIIEACEQHAEVRTRLFEQVSGPRTCSDQFLMTLSELEVGALVARANAQSAGLHTEQALVSLGRSLYRLDRVNAIAARQVAVLGVNDPVEVYLTYRVRLADSLDLPAQPSNLAFQSFSGITAADLGAARAEVLREETTQALAEALADREFWVEHLHAQHALRFEQMNVPFHERLDALTEQAPTMADQAYLQQVEQIVVAREAAERNLIVELSREAVLRQGWQIG